A section of the Carya illinoinensis cultivar Pawnee chromosome 12, C.illinoinensisPawnee_v1, whole genome shotgun sequence genome encodes:
- the LOC122289007 gene encoding eukaryotic translation initiation factor 5B-like, giving the protein MESERPHRTTSTNGSSTSELFICFTSRLSSSSMKLSKSILSPGRAREASQISLSSSLSRRLRSSGSMKGGQASPMFPTGGKKRGYGFENPEPSSPKVTCIGQVRVKTKKHGKKMRTRSKRRGEASFRRVEQQNASVVTHEELNTQNNANGQFQSHQILQHQQHEGLPHRNQRWVHLPVTICEALRAFGAELNCFLPCRSSCMTSEREKEEKAARSDGGECGNGSSCGAVFARWLVAMQEGEGKGSEIELVVREEERVTERNPSQRRREVFDAGFEIEEQRKEVADAEEDEARVSICIPPKNALLLMRCRSDPVKMAAMANRFWDSPVRKDVDEDYDQEEDEGHKDKEQQHGELEVSEGQEGKVEVETEEKEDEIRDKWVSAGEGHGHLEEKSNFVTEEQDEGVEENSESSPQGINQLHEHPLEQEENEDDDDEEEEDDEEEKEEEELELNQVVPAEETLLSSPPRALADQENSKIEAEADHEEQEAEDGKGARFSPSSVISAQSGQESEAQEEQRDAKPAALGKEAEESNKEKEMPERPWEGPSHGRPEPEYPIPNEHYSGFEPNIQEIQQKPERGSSVLPDCLLLMMCEPKLSMEVSKETWVCSTDFIRCLPERPTNKTNGEDEVKKPVSMEVSNPTHPPHQLLLQPPRSSCSFPIAAAAPGAGSSMASMIEQKLVGSNGYEPFVLTRCKSEPRRSSGKFAPEACFWKNRKMEPHRPATLGVGAAGIGF; this is encoded by the coding sequence atgGAGTCAGAGAGACCCCATCGCACGACAAGCACAAACGGCAGTAGCACCAGCGAGCTCTTCATCTGTTTCACCTCGCGCCTCTCCTCTTCTTCCATGAAGCTCTCCAAATCCATTCTCAGCCCAGGCCGTGCCAGAGAGGCATCCCAAATCTCTCTTTCCTCCTCTCTGAGCCGAAGACTGAGAAGCAGTGGCAGCATGAAGGGTGGCCAGGCCTCGCCAATGTTTCCAACTGGGGGCAAGAAACGAGGGTACGGTTTCGAAAACCCAGAGCCCTCTTCTCCCAAGGTGACCTGTATTGGCCAGGTGAGGGTCAAAACCAAGAAGCATGGGAAAAAGATGAGAACGAGGTCGAAAAGAAGAGGTGAGGCGAGCTTTCGGAGAGTGGAACAGCAAAATGCGAGTGTTGTCACGCATGAAGAGCTTAACACTCAGAATAATGCTAACGGTCAGTTTCAAAGCCACCAGATTTTGCAACATCAGCAGCATGAAGGCTTGCCGCATCGGAACCAAAGGTGGGTACATCTACCAGTAACAATTTGCGAAGCTTTGAGGGCCTTCGGTGCTGAGCTGAATTGTTTTCTGCCCTGCCGGTCTTCGTGTATGACAAGCgaaagggaaaaggaagagaaagctGCTAGATCGGACGGTGGTGAGTGTGGAAATGGGAGTTCTTGCGGGGCTGTGTTTGCAAGGTGGCTGGTGGCGATGCAAGAAGGTGAAGGCAAGGGGAGCGAGATAGAGTTGGTGGTAcgagaagaagagagagtgaCGGAGAGAAATCCGAGTCAGAGGAGGAGGGAGGTTTTTGATGCGGGATTTGAGATTGAGGAGCAGAGGAAAGAGGTTGCGGATGCGGAGGAAGACGAAGCAAGGGTGAGCATTTGTATTCCGCCTAAGAATGCTTTGTTGCTTATGAGGTGCAGATCCGACCCAGTGAAAATGGCGGCCATGGCGAATCGGTTTTGGGACTCCCCAGTTCGGAAAGATGTGGATGAGGATTATGATCAGGAAGAAGATGAGGGTCACAAAGATAAGGAACAACAACACGGGGAGTTGGAAGTGAGCGAAGGACAGGAAGGAAAAGTTGAGGTGGAAACAGAGGAAAAAGAGGATGAAATTCGTGACAAGTGGGTTTCTGCTGGTGAAGGGCATGGACACCTAGAAGAGAAGTCAAACTTCGTTACAGAGGAACAAGATGAGGGGGTAGAAGAAAACTCGGAAAGTAGTCCACAAGGTATTAATCAGCTGCATGAACACCCATTAGAGCAAGAAGAAAACGAAGACGATgacgatgaagaagaagaagacgacgaagaagaaaaagaagaagaagaattagagTTGAACCAGGTGGTACCAGCAGAAGAAACTCTGTTGAGTTCTCCACCTAGAGCTCTTGCAGATCAAGAGAACTCAAAGATAGAAGCCGAAGCCGACCACGAAGAACAAGAAGCAGAAGATGGCAAGGGAGCTCGCTTTTCACCTTCCTCTGTAATATCGGCACAGTCAGGGCAAGAATCAGAAGCGCAAGAAGAACAAAGAGATGCGAAGCCTGCAGCTTTAGGCAAAGAAGCAGAGGAGTCAAACAAGGAGAAAGAGATGCCAGAGAGGCCATGGGAAGGGCCATCCCATGGAAGGCCGGAACCCGAATACCCGATCCCCAACGAACATTATTCGGGTTTCGAGCCAAATATCCAGGAAATTCAACAAAAGCCAGAGAGAGGGAGTTCAGTCTTGCCGGATTGCTTGTTGTTGATGATGTGCGAGCCGAAGCTGTCTATGGAGGTCTCCAAAGAGACCTGGGTTTGCAGTACAGACTTCATTCGATGCCTCCCAGAGAGACCGACCAACAAAACGAACGGCGAAGATGAGGTCAAGAAACCAGTCAGCATGGAGGTCTCCAATCCTACGCACCCGCCGCACCAGCTGCTGCTGCAGCCTCCGCGATCTTCATGCTCGTTCCCAATTGCGGCGGCGGCTCCGGGAGCAGGTTCCTCGATGGCTAGCATGATAGAGCAGAAGCTGGTGGGGTCCAATGGGTATGAACCGTTCGTGCTGACGCGGTGCAAGTCGGAGCCAAGGAGGTCGTCGGGTAAGTTCGCCCCGGAGGCTTGTTTCTGGAAGAATCGGAAGATGGAGCCGCACCGCCCGGCTACGCTTGGTGTAGGTGCGGCTGGGATCGGATTCTGA